The Papilio machaon chromosome 28, ilPapMach1.1, whole genome shotgun sequence genome includes a window with the following:
- the LOC106712888 gene encoding E3 ubiquitin-protein ligase RLIM, whose protein sequence is MSFREEDRQKSNCPNRGLGLAAAAIGVGVGAALYYFFSKRQENPDGESSVASAWQTNTLRTGCNCQSHMDVDSDSYSTISEDETTDTSMNTDSIFNSMNLDSIFNSMNLNSITSNSDTMSVDSLESDISDSDDSETTDYSNTDLSEWDLSDFSMHINEFTSTPMFLRITNSITSMISPRRGNRELTEEEQMEILREQAYRERDWVTEECSICFEAIQRSQEVMTLPCSHNFHQACILPWLQEQQTCPNCRKRTE, encoded by the exons atgagttTTCGTGAAGAAGACAGACAAAAGAGTAATTGTCCTAACCGAGGACTGGGATTAGCGGCGGCCGCTATTGGAGTCGGAGTTGGGGCTGCTCTGTACTACTTCTTCAGCAAGAGGCAGGAAAATCCTGATGGGGAAAGTTCAGTAGCTTCTGCTTGGCAAACGAACACTTT AAGGACCGGATGTAATTGTCAATCACACATGGATGTTGACTCCGATTCATATTCAACAATATCTGAAGATGAAACAACTGATACCAGCATGAATACAGATTCAATCTTCAATTCAATGAATCTAGATTCAATCTTCAATTCAATGAATCTAAATTCAATAACTTCAAACTCCGATACAATGTCCGTTGATAGTTTAGAATCTGATATAAGTGACAGCGATGACAGTGAGACAACGGATTATTCAAACACTGATCTATCTGAATGGGATCTATCTGACTTTAGTATGCATATTAACGAATTTACATCAACACCTATGTTCCTACGAATAACAAATAGTATTACGTCAATGATTAGTCCTAGACGTGGAAATCGTGAGTT gaCGGAAGAAGAGCAAATGGAAATCCTTAGAGAGCAAGCATA ccGCGAACGTGACTGGGTGACGGAGGAATGTTCGATATGCTTTGAAGCGATTCAACGCAGTCAAGAAGTGATGACGCTCCCCTGTTCTCATAACTTCCATCAGGCGTGCATCCTGCCCTGGCTCCAGGAGCAGCAGACCTGCCCTAACTGCAGGAAGCGAACCGAATGA
- the LOC106712887 gene encoding programmed cell death protein 4, producing MEVDRIASDSENVAVDENDKSVVEGGAGDAASSHTGRIKRKNRKYGRSNSKEAVGVVSTPLPKYRSWKNCRRPRNGHGRGLPKKGGAGGKGVWGAPGCELLEEYVEDANDPNYDSEAVSNGDIEFKQVIVEADPEEVVRKSEPVILEYFEHGDTNAAAEDLLEFVTAKRSHLVCETIVEIALDHKPSHCEMASVLISDLYGRIFSAKDIAYAFERLMEKLPDLVLDTPDAAVLLSNFIARCVADDCLPPRFVHTPSHKELNSHARQAIQRAETLLSMKQGLVRLDNIWGVGGGIRPVKWLIRQIQLLLKEYLTSGDLAEAMRCVRELEVPHFHHELVYETVLLAVEAINSSVEDQLCTFLAELRRCVIVTPDQMDRGFLRVLEDMSDIVLDVPLAYIMLDRFVERCQMKFRLGDEVLKRMPTRGRKRFVSEGDGGAIKDHALKLRE from the exons ATGGAAGTCGACCGCATCGCTTCCGATTCTGAAAACGTGGCGGTGGATGAAAATGATAAGAGTGTGGTAGAAGGAGGCGCCGGGGACGCCGCTAGCTCTCATACCGGTCGCATTAAGCgtaaaaacagaaaatatggTAGAAGCAACAGCAAAGAGGCGGTCGGCGTGGTATCAACACCATTGCCGAAGTATAGGAGCTGGAAAAACTGCCGCAGGCCGCGAAATGGCCACGGCAGAGGCCTGCCTAAGAAAG GTGGTGCAGGAGGCAAGGGTGTGTGGGGTGCCCCTGGATGTGAGCTTCTGGAGGAGTATGTTGAAGACGCTAATGACCCCAACTACGATTCCGAAGCTGTCAGCAACGGTGATATCGAGTTTAAACAGGTCATCGTTGAAGCGGATCCCGAGGAAGTCGTG AGAAAATCAGAGCCTGTTATATTGGAGTATTTCGAGCATGGGGATACAAACGCAGCTGCGGAAGATTTATTGGAGTTTGTCACCGCCAAGAGGAGTCACTTG GTGTGTGAGACGATTGTGGAGATAGCTTTGGACCATAAGCCGTCTCATTGCGAGATGGCCTCCGTCCTGATTTCTGATCTCTATGGCAGGATTTTCTCTGCCAAGGATATTGCTTATG CATTTGAGAGGCTAATGGAGAAGCTGCCGGACTTGGTGCTGGACACACCGGACGCGGCCGTGCTGCTGTCCAACTTCATAGCGCGCTGCGTCGCTGACGACTGTCTGCCGCCGCGCTTCGTGCACACGCCATCGCACAAAGAGCTCAACTCGCACGCCAG GCAAGCGATTCAACGTGCGGAGACTCTGCTCTCTATGAAGCAGGGTCTCGTCAGGTTGGATAACATCTGGGGTGTCGGTGGTGGCATCAG GCCAGTGAAATGGTTGATCCGTCAGATCCAGTTGCTCCTGAAGGAGTACCTCACCTCAGGTGATTTAGCTGAAGCGATGCGATGTGTCAGAGAATTGGAGGTGCCACATTTCCATCATGAGCTTGTATACGAG ACGGTGTTGCTAGCTGTAGAAGCTATAAATTCTAGTGTTGAAGACCagctttgtacatttttagcTGAGTTACGAAGATGTGTTATTGTAACACCGGATCAAATGGATAGG GGTTTCCTCCGTGTGTTGGAAGATATGTCTGATATAGTACTGGATGTTCCGCTCGCATACATAATGTTGGACCGCTTTGTAGAACGTTGTCAGATGAAGTTCCGTTTGGGAGATGAAGTGCTGAAGAGGATGCCAACCAG aggCCGTAAGCGTTTCGTGTCTGAAGGCGATGGTGGCGCCATCAAAGATCACGCGTTGAAACTTCGCGAATAA
- the LOC106712886 gene encoding uncharacterized protein LOC106712886, with translation MKKHKQSLFTKKFDNLDCQENNDDILWSSSESSDCENKSITLNNSFSNSRKRKRKKKVNHNISNLNIIEVSRNVNFTDQITNETQLCSKRCAIKSSPILNFKSNKQLPVSPVLESQSLKSFRNDINIPTSPILTSKLNKSGKELSPVLQQKPHIAPNVKKKLFNEGNQNRHVQKLQYQPNDKLNDNEVKSINNTKQLKLEIENITDIEVSETSTECGQNNRQKTKFDLIKQVQSYFDSHFSSESLSQQSISECESTPQNISKSIEDVEITNSITQVKDIQPNQQNSFLSSCEITEKTKKRYKKNGLAYRLAGLIKKQNSNICLWQHEKFLATNSNFVIPTCEHWVFRIQNVQLKYGCYLIEAKDLKDEEYIIIINLIYITCNFIAPNCVIKLYKPYNLLEIDNVRVIVNVCKFECLPLKM, from the coding sequence atgaaGAAACACAAACAGAGCTTATTTACGAAGAAATTCGACAATTTAGATTGTCAAGAAAATAACGATGATATACTTTGGTCGTCTAGTGAGTCAAGTGATTGTGAAAACAAGTCCATCACATTAAACAATTCATTTTCCAACTCAAGGAAAAGAAAGAGGAAAAAGAAGGTAAACCATaacatatcaaatttaaatatcattgaaGTGTCacgaaatgttaattttactgATCAAATTACCAATGAAACACAGTTATGCTCTAAAAGATGTGCCATAAAATCATcaccaatattaaattttaaaagtaacaagCAACTTCCTGTAAGTCCAGTTTTAGAATCACAATCGTTGAAATCGTTTAGAAACGACATAAACATACCGACTTCACCAATATTAACTtcgaaactaaataaaagcggGAAAGAATTAAGCCCTGTATTACAACAGAAACCTCATATAGCTCCTAATGTTAAGAAGAAATTATTCAACGAAGGCAATCAAAATAGACATGttcaaaaattacaatatcaaCCAAATGATAAGCTTAATGACAATGAagtaaaatctataaataatactaaacaattgaaactagaaatagaaaatattaccgATATAGAGGTTTCTGAAACATCAACTGAATGCGGACAAAATAATAGACAAAAAAcgaaatttgatttaataaaacaggTACAATCATATTTTGATAGTCATTTCAGCTCGGAAAGTCTATCACAACAATCAATAAGTGAGTGTGAATCAACACctcaaaatatatctaaatcaATTGAAGATGTTGAAATAACTAATTCAATAACTCAAGTTAAAGATATACAACCAAATCAACAAAATAGTTTTCTTTCAAGTTGTGAAATAACtgaaaagacaaaaaaaagatacaaGAAAAATGGATTAGCATATAGACTGGctggtttaataaaaaaacaaaactcaaaTATTTGTCTATGGCAACATGAAAAGTTCCTGGCCACAAATTCCAATTTTGTGATACCAACATGTGAACATTGGGTGTTCCGAATTCAAAATGTACAACTTAAATATGGCTGTTATTTAATTGAAGCAAAGGATTTAAAAGATGaagaatatataataattattaatttaatttatatcacttgtaattttatagcacctaattgtgttataaaactgtataagccatataatttattagaaatagATAATGTTAGAGTTATTGTTAATGTTTGTAAGTTTGAATGTCTTCCATTAAAAATGTAg